From a region of the Basfia succiniciproducens genome:
- the nhaB gene encoding Na(+)/H(+) antiporter NhaB produces the protein MSGYTAFFNNFLGKSPNWYKLSIIVFLILNPILYFLISPFIAGWCLVIEFIFTLAMALKCYPLQPGGLLAFEAIAIGMTSPAHVKAEIMASFEVILLLMFMVAGIYFMKQLLLFAFTRLLITVRSKIVLSLSFCLSAAFLSAFLDALTVVAVIISVVMGFYGVYHKVASGNNFDDSTDITNDEKIKKDQQVLEQFRSFLRSLMMHAGVGTALGGVMTLVGEPQNLIIAEQASWGFGEFFIRMAPVTVPVLICGLLTCVMIEKMNIFGYGDKLPRKVWGILAKFNRAQQQKMNRQERQKLIIQGIIGIWLVCGLAFHLAAVGLIGLSVIVLTTAFCGITSESTIGKSFQESLPFCALLVVFFSVVAVIIDQHLFGPIINYVLSASESTQLLLFYGFNGLLSAISDNVFVATVYINEAKNALHAGIISLEQFELLAVAINTGTNLPSVATPNGQAAFLFLLTSSLAPLIRLSYGKMVYMALPYTIVLTVVGLLAVEYILPGATKYFSSLGWITALPV, from the coding sequence ATGAGTGGCTACACAGCATTTTTTAACAATTTTCTAGGAAAAAGTCCAAATTGGTATAAATTATCTATTATCGTTTTCCTTATTTTAAACCCTATTTTATATTTTTTGATCAGTCCCTTTATCGCAGGTTGGTGTTTAGTCATTGAGTTTATCTTCACTTTAGCCATGGCGCTGAAATGTTATCCGTTGCAACCGGGCGGTTTATTGGCTTTTGAAGCTATCGCCATTGGTATGACAAGTCCGGCTCATGTAAAAGCGGAAATCATGGCAAGTTTTGAAGTAATCCTGTTATTAATGTTCATGGTTGCCGGCATTTACTTCATGAAACAACTACTGCTGTTTGCATTCACCAGATTATTAATTACCGTTCGTTCAAAAATAGTTTTATCTCTTTCTTTCTGTTTAAGTGCGGCATTTTTATCGGCATTTTTAGACGCATTAACTGTTGTCGCTGTAATCATCAGCGTAGTAATGGGATTTTACGGTGTTTATCACAAAGTTGCCTCAGGTAATAATTTTGATGATTCAACGGATATCACTAACGATGAAAAAATCAAAAAAGATCAGCAGGTGCTGGAACAATTCCGTAGTTTTTTACGCAGCCTAATGATGCATGCAGGCGTGGGTACGGCTCTCGGTGGCGTAATGACCTTAGTGGGTGAACCGCAAAACTTAATTATTGCCGAGCAAGCAAGCTGGGGCTTCGGTGAGTTCTTTATTCGCATGGCACCGGTTACTGTTCCCGTATTAATCTGCGGTTTGCTCACTTGTGTGATGATAGAAAAAATGAACATTTTCGGTTATGGAGATAAACTTCCTCGTAAAGTTTGGGGGATCCTTGCCAAATTTAATCGTGCCCAACAACAAAAAATGAATCGACAAGAAAGACAAAAATTGATTATTCAAGGTATTATCGGTATCTGGCTGGTATGCGGTTTAGCCTTTCACTTAGCGGCTGTCGGCTTAATCGGTTTGAGCGTTATCGTATTAACCACTGCATTTTGCGGTATTACCTCGGAAAGTACCATTGGTAAATCATTTCAAGAATCTCTTCCATTCTGTGCATTATTGGTCGTATTCTTTTCCGTCGTCGCCGTCATTATAGACCAACATCTTTTTGGTCCGATCATCAATTACGTGTTATCCGCAAGCGAAAGCACCCAATTACTGCTCTTCTATGGGTTTAACGGATTACTTTCCGCCATCTCCGATAACGTTTTCGTAGCAACCGTTTACATTAATGAAGCGAAAAATGCGTTACATGCCGGTATTATTTCATTAGAACAATTCGAACTGCTTGCGGTAGCCATTAACACAGGTACGAACTTACCTTCCGTTGCAACGCCAAACGGACAAGCGGCGTTTTTGTTTCTGTTAACATCTTCTTTAGCACCGTTAATCCGCTTATCTTATGGTAAAATGGTTTATATGGCACTCCCTTATACAATCGTGCTTACAGTTGTAGGTTTATTGGCAGTGGAATATATTCTTCCCGGCGCAACAAAATACTTTAGCAGCTTAGGCTGGATTACTGCGTTACCGGTATAA
- the fadR gene encoding fatty acid metabolism transcriptional regulator FadR produces MFTQKSANSSPSVLKARSPAALAEEYIVKSIWSNFYPPGTDLPAERELAEKIGVTRTTLREVLQRLARDGWLTIQHGKPTKVNDVWQTSGLNILDVLVRLDSTMSPTLIANMLSARTNIAIIYIPRAFKVSYEKALASFDGLENLPETAESYTAFDYEILHKLAFISLNPIYGMVLNSLKGLYTRVGSYYFAIPEARALAKKFYIELRELGKAHRLDEIPSLFRQYGRESSLIFEAAQDGLAQYLIEN; encoded by the coding sequence TTGTTTACACAAAAAAGCGCAAATAGTAGCCCCTCAGTTTTAAAAGCGAGAAGTCCCGCTGCTTTGGCTGAAGAGTATATCGTGAAGAGTATTTGGAGTAATTTTTATCCTCCGGGTACGGATTTACCCGCAGAGCGTGAATTAGCCGAAAAAATCGGTGTAACCCGTACCACATTAAGAGAAGTTCTGCAGCGTCTTGCCAGAGACGGTTGGCTGACCATTCAGCACGGAAAACCGACAAAAGTAAATGATGTGTGGCAAACCTCCGGATTAAATATTTTAGACGTGTTAGTCCGTTTAGACAGCACAATGTCGCCGACTCTTATTGCCAATATGCTTTCCGCCCGCACCAATATCGCAATTATTTATATTCCTCGCGCATTTAAAGTGAGTTATGAAAAAGCGTTAGCCAGTTTCGATGGGTTGGAAAATTTACCTGAAACGGCGGAAAGCTATACAGCTTTCGACTATGAAATTTTGCATAAACTTGCGTTTATTTCCTTAAATCCGATTTACGGTATGGTGTTAAACAGTCTGAAAGGGCTTTATACTCGGGTCGGTTCTTATTATTTTGCTATTCCGGAAGCCCGAGCTCTTGCCAAGAAGTTTTATATTGAGTTGCGTGAATTAGGTAAAGCTCATCGGTTGGATGAGATCCCTTCATTATTTCGCCAATATGGGAGGGAAAGTTCATTGATATTTGAAGCGGCACAAGACGGCTTAGCGCAATACTTAATTGAAAATTAA
- a CDS encoding MetQ/NlpA family lipoprotein: protein MNFKKLLTVAAVTSVFALTACNDEKKADTAASSAQNTPAQTITVGVMSGPEHQVAEIAAKVAKEKYNLNVKFVEFNDYALPNPAVSKGDLDINAMQHKPYLDEDVKKNNITNLTIVGNTFVYPLAGYSKTIKNVSELKESAKVAVPNDPSNQGRALILLEKQGLIKLKDNTNLAATPLDIVENPKNLKITPVDTAVAARALDDVDLAVVNNTYAGQVGLNTADNGVFVESKDSPYVNIIVARTDNKDSEAVQNFVKAYQTEEVYQEAVKFFKDGVVKGW, encoded by the coding sequence ATGAACTTTAAAAAACTTTTAACCGTTGCGGCGGTAACTTCAGTTTTTGCCTTAACCGCCTGTAACGACGAGAAAAAAGCGGATACTGCGGCGTCTTCCGCACAAAACACGCCCGCTCAAACCATTACTGTCGGCGTAATGTCCGGTCCCGAGCACCAAGTTGCTGAAATTGCTGCAAAAGTAGCAAAAGAAAAATACAATTTAAACGTTAAATTCGTTGAATTTAATGATTATGCATTACCGAATCCTGCGGTTAGTAAAGGTGACTTAGACATTAATGCAATGCAACACAAACCTTATTTAGATGAAGACGTGAAGAAAAATAACATCACAAATCTTACTATTGTGGGCAATACCTTTGTTTATCCGCTCGCCGGTTATTCAAAAACAATTAAAAATGTCAGCGAGTTAAAAGAAAGCGCTAAAGTTGCCGTACCTAATGATCCGTCAAACCAAGGCCGCGCTTTGATTCTGCTTGAAAAACAAGGTTTAATTAAATTAAAAGACAATACCAACCTTGCGGCGACACCATTGGATATTGTTGAAAATCCGAAAAACCTAAAAATCACACCGGTTGATACCGCCGTAGCGGCACGTGCATTAGATGATGTGGATTTAGCGGTGGTAAACAATACCTATGCCGGTCAAGTCGGTTTGAATACGGCGGATAACGGCGTATTCGTCGAAAGCAAAGATTCGCCGTACGTTAATATCATTGTTGCCCGTACCGATAATAAAGACAGTGAAGCCGTACAAAACTTTGTAAAAGCCTATCAAACGGAAGAAGTTTACCAAGAAGCGGTCAAATTCTTCAAAGACGGTGTAGTAAAAGGCTGGTAA
- a CDS encoding methionine ABC transporter permease: protein MWTNFIADFSKQLTPEVWVLIGSSTLETVYMSFSATLFAVVLGLPLGVYNYLTKPNQALANTKVNRFLEWVINIGRSIPFIILLFNLMPVTRFLVGTTLGTTASIIPLGVCALPFFARLTSNALGDIPSGLTETAKAMGTTVWQLVTKFYLPEALPILIKATTLTLVTLIGYSAMAGAVGGGGLGNTAISYGLHRNMPYVLWISTIIIVVIVMLCEKYGNKLADHFDHR, encoded by the coding sequence ATGTGGACTAATTTTATTGCTGATTTTTCAAAACAACTGACGCCTGAGGTATGGGTGTTAATCGGTTCCAGCACGCTTGAAACCGTTTATATGAGTTTTTCCGCAACCCTGTTCGCTGTCGTACTGGGCTTGCCTTTAGGCGTTTATAACTATTTAACCAAACCAAACCAAGCATTAGCTAATACAAAAGTAAACCGCTTCCTTGAATGGGTGATTAACATCGGGCGCTCGATTCCTTTTATTATTTTATTATTTAACCTAATGCCGGTGACACGCTTTTTAGTCGGCACTACTTTAGGGACAACCGCCTCAATTATTCCTTTAGGCGTTTGTGCATTGCCTTTCTTCGCCCGTTTGACATCAAATGCCCTTGGCGATATTCCCTCGGGATTAACGGAAACGGCAAAAGCCATGGGGACCACCGTTTGGCAATTAGTAACTAAGTTTTATTTACCTGAAGCCTTGCCTATTTTAATTAAAGCGACCACATTAACTCTCGTAACCTTAATCGGTTATTCCGCAATGGCGGGAGCCGTGGGTGGCGGCGGTTTAGGAAATACGGCAATTTCTTACGGTCTGCATCGCAATATGCCTTATGTATTATGGATTTCAACAATTATTATTGTAGTTATCGTAATGTTATGTGAAAAATACGGAAATAAACTCGCTGATCATTTCGATCATCGTTAA
- the metN gene encoding methionine ABC transporter ATP-binding protein MetN, whose translation MIKLKNISKIFDVAGKKLNALDNVSLDIPKGDICGVIGASGAGKSTLIRCVNLLERPTSGSVFVDGQDLTQLSEAQLIAERRNIGMIFQHFNLLSSRTVYENVALPLTLEHMAKEKIHEKVTALLALVGLTDKKDVYQANLSGGQKQRVAIARALASDPKVLLCDEATSALDPATTQSILKLLKEINRTLGITILLITHEMDVVKNICDQVAVIDKGQLIEQGSVSEIFSNPKTELAQEFIRSTFQANLPEEYLAKLTDTPKRSDSYPIIRFEFTGRSVDAPLLSQTSRKFNVSFNILVSQIDYAGGTKFGFTIAEVEGDEDSITQAKIYLMESNVRVEVLGYVD comes from the coding sequence ATGATTAAGCTAAAAAATATTAGCAAAATTTTTGATGTGGCGGGTAAAAAGCTTAACGCATTGGATAATGTCTCTTTAGATATTCCTAAAGGCGATATTTGCGGCGTAATCGGTGCCTCCGGCGCCGGCAAAAGTACGTTGATTCGTTGCGTGAATTTATTGGAAAGACCGACTTCCGGTTCCGTTTTTGTTGACGGACAGGATCTTACTCAGCTAAGCGAAGCGCAGCTTATCGCCGAACGTCGTAACATCGGTATGATATTCCAGCATTTTAATCTGCTTAGTTCCCGTACCGTTTATGAAAATGTTGCGTTGCCATTAACATTAGAACATATGGCAAAAGAAAAAATTCATGAAAAAGTGACCGCACTTTTAGCTTTAGTCGGATTAACGGACAAAAAAGATGTGTATCAGGCAAATCTTTCCGGCGGCCAAAAACAACGTGTGGCTATCGCCCGCGCCCTTGCCAGTGATCCGAAAGTATTGCTTTGCGATGAAGCCACCAGTGCATTAGATCCGGCAACCACTCAATCTATTCTCAAATTATTAAAAGAAATTAACCGCACTTTGGGCATTACCATTCTACTTATTACCCATGAAATGGATGTGGTGAAAAATATTTGCGATCAGGTTGCGGTTATCGACAAAGGACAATTAATCGAACAGGGATCGGTAAGCGAAATTTTCTCTAACCCGAAGACGGAATTGGCACAGGAATTTATCCGTTCCACCTTCCAGGCTAATTTACCCGAAGAATATTTGGCAAAACTAACGGACACGCCAAAACGGTCGGATTCTTATCCGATTATCCGTTTCGAGTTTACCGGTCGTTCCGTTGATGCGCCGCTACTTTCTCAAACTTCACGTAAATTCAACGTATCGTTCAATATTTTAGTCTCACAAATCGATTATGCCGGCGGAACCAAATTCGGTTTTACCATTGCGGAAGTTGAAGGCGATGAAGATTCGATTACTCAGGCTAAAATTTATTTAATGGAAAGTAATGTTCGTGTTGAGGTACTTGGTTATGTGGACTAA
- the gmhB gene encoding D-glycero-beta-D-manno-heptose 1,7-bisphosphate 7-phosphatase, with protein MKKAIFLDRDGTINIDHGYVHKIDDFHFIEGSIEALEELKNMGYLLVLVTNQSGIARGYYSEDEFLQLTEWMDWSLADRNVDLDGIYYCPHHPEGLGEYRQDCDCRKPKPGMLLQAIEELNIDPAQSFMVGDKVEDLKAAVSANVKYKVLVKTGKTVTQAGEQLADYVLDSIADLPRIIKRLKK; from the coding sequence GTGAAAAAGGCAATTTTTTTAGATAGAGACGGCACAATTAATATTGACCATGGTTATGTGCACAAAATAGATGACTTCCACTTTATTGAAGGAAGTATCGAAGCCTTAGAAGAATTAAAAAACATGGGCTATTTATTGGTGTTAGTTACAAACCAATCGGGAATCGCCCGCGGATATTATTCCGAAGACGAATTTTTACAATTAACGGAATGGATGGATTGGTCGCTTGCGGATAGAAATGTCGATTTAGACGGCATTTATTATTGCCCTCATCATCCTGAAGGTTTGGGCGAATATAGGCAGGACTGCGATTGCCGTAAACCGAAACCGGGCATGTTGCTGCAAGCTATTGAGGAATTAAACATAGATCCCGCGCAATCTTTTATGGTCGGCGATAAAGTAGAAGATTTAAAAGCGGCCGTTTCCGCGAATGTGAAATATAAAGTATTGGTGAAAACAGGTAAAACAGTTACTCAAGCCGGAGAGCAACTAGCGGATTATGTTTTAGATTCTATTGCGGATTTGCCAAGAATTATAAAACGTCTAAAAAAGTAG
- a CDS encoding M48 family metallopeptidase encodes MFKKSKKIFAVSFIVATLAACADTAQINQEAASSYTQTINQARAKGVVDTSSATSKRIQSVFNQMVPYADKENTTGVKFNWQLTVVKSNELNAWAMPGGKMMFYTGLVDKLNLTNDEIAVVMGHEMAHALQEHGKQSRNVGIMTGILGAAADIAAAATLGVDTGGLGGTVADLGVNKPFSRSNETEADEIGLFLMAKAGFNPQAAPQLWVKMQKAGGSNGPSLLSTHPSDASRQENLQRLMPEALKIYKARNSK; translated from the coding sequence ATGTTTAAAAAATCTAAAAAAATTTTTGCCGTTTCCTTTATTGTGGCAACGCTAGCGGCTTGTGCCGATACCGCACAAATCAATCAAGAAGCGGCTTCAAGCTATACGCAAACTATAAATCAAGCGCGTGCCAAAGGTGTTGTAGATACATCCTCTGCTACTTCAAAGCGAATTCAAAGCGTATTTAACCAAATGGTTCCCTATGCCGATAAAGAAAACACTACCGGTGTAAAATTTAACTGGCAACTTACCGTTGTAAAATCAAACGAACTCAATGCTTGGGCTATGCCGGGCGGAAAAATGATGTTCTATACGGGTTTAGTGGATAAACTTAATCTAACTAATGATGAAATTGCCGTGGTAATGGGGCATGAAATGGCTCACGCGTTACAAGAACATGGCAAACAATCCCGCAACGTAGGCATTATGACGGGAATTCTCGGAGCGGCAGCCGATATTGCCGCAGCGGCAACTTTAGGTGTTGATACGGGAGGCTTGGGAGGAACCGTTGCGGATTTGGGAGTAAATAAACCATTCTCTCGCAGTAATGAAACAGAAGCTGATGAAATAGGGCTATTTTTAATGGCTAAGGCGGGATTCAACCCGCAGGCTGCCCCACAACTTTGGGTAAAAATGCAAAAAGCGGGGGGGAGCAACGGACCGTCACTTCTTTCCACTCACCCGAGTGATGCTTCCCGCCAGGAAAATTTACAACGACTAATGCCGGAAGCATTGAAGATCTATAAAGCTCGAAATAGCAAATAA
- a CDS encoding glycosyltransferase family 2 protein, which translates to MPTISVAMIVKNEAQDLAKCLDTVKDWVDEIVILDSGSTDETREIALSYGAKFYTNTDWQGFGKQRQLAQQYVTCDYVLWLDADERITPELRHSIQSAVEKNEDSTLYQIPRLSEVFGRKIRHSGWYPDYVLRLYKTHVAQYGDELVHEKVHYPVNVKVEKLTGDLEHYTYKDVHHYLIKSAGYGKAWAEQKAAAGKSTSLFNAVTHALGCFVKMYILRAGFLDGKQGLLLAILSANSTFNKYADLWVRTKTK; encoded by the coding sequence ATGCCGACCATCAGTGTTGCAATGATTGTAAAAAATGAAGCGCAGGATCTCGCAAAATGTTTAGATACAGTAAAAGATTGGGTTGATGAAATTGTTATTTTAGACAGCGGAAGTACGGATGAAACCCGTGAAATCGCCTTGAGTTATGGCGCCAAGTTTTACACTAATACTGATTGGCAAGGTTTTGGAAAACAACGTCAATTGGCTCAGCAATATGTAACTTGCGATTATGTGTTATGGCTTGATGCAGATGAACGTATTACTCCTGAACTTCGCCATTCCATTCAAAGTGCGGTCGAAAAAAACGAAGATTCTACGCTTTATCAAATTCCACGTTTGAGTGAGGTTTTCGGACGGAAAATCCGCCATTCGGGTTGGTACCCGGATTATGTTTTGCGCCTGTATAAAACTCATGTTGCACAATATGGTGACGAATTGGTACATGAAAAAGTGCATTATCCGGTAAATGTCAAAGTGGAAAAATTAACGGGTGATTTAGAACATTACACTTATAAAGATGTCCATCATTATTTAATAAAATCAGCCGGTTATGGAAAAGCATGGGCGGAACAAAAAGCCGCGGCGGGCAAATCGACAAGTCTTTTTAATGCCGTTACCCATGCTTTAGGTTGCTTTGTCAAAATGTATATTTTGCGAGCCGGTTTTTTAGATGGCAAACAAGGATTACTACTTGCCATTCTCTCCGCAAATTCTACTTTTAATAAATATGCGGATTTGTGGGTAAGAACAAAAACAAAATAA
- a CDS encoding glycosyltransferase family 9 protein has protein sequence MQKLLVIRNDKLGDFMLIFPALALLKKSYPQLKISALVPAYTAPIAEICPYIDEVIIDAKNKKNPPEFDRTLQLIRAQKFDAVISFFSTWYNAKLVWKAGIKYRLAPATKLFQFLYNHRLTQRRSRSEKAEYEYNMDLARQFLRDHNIPIIEPSAPYLQFAKSAVENQKILLSEQLNIKQDKKWLFVHSGSGGSANNLSLQQYADLIQGILREFDCYIILTAGPNEKEKARQLANLVSRPNVVVYAKNNGLVDFARSLACADLYISGSTGPLHLSGALNIPTIGFYPSRLSAIPRRWRPINAPDYHIAFCPPFGKEVEKNLTVISIAECLKDIIPFIRTHWH, from the coding sequence ATGCAAAAACTTCTCGTTATCCGTAATGACAAACTTGGCGATTTTATGCTTATTTTTCCGGCATTGGCATTGCTTAAAAAATCTTATCCGCAGCTGAAGATCAGTGCCCTTGTGCCCGCATATACGGCACCGATTGCTGAAATCTGCCCTTATATTGATGAAGTCATCATTGATGCAAAAAATAAAAAAAATCCGCCGGAATTTGACCGCACTTTGCAATTAATAAGAGCACAAAAATTCGATGCGGTAATTAGTTTTTTTTCAACCTGGTATAATGCAAAACTGGTTTGGAAAGCGGGGATTAAATACCGCTTGGCGCCGGCAACTAAGCTATTTCAGTTTTTGTATAACCATCGCTTAACGCAACGTCGTTCCCGTTCGGAAAAAGCGGAATATGAATACAATATGGACTTAGCCCGTCAATTTTTACGGGATCACAATATCCCCATCATCGAGCCTTCCGCACCATATTTACAATTTGCTAAAAGTGCGGTGGAAAATCAGAAAATTTTATTAAGCGAGCAACTTAATATTAAACAAGATAAAAAGTGGCTGTTTGTCCATAGCGGTTCCGGCGGTTCGGCAAATAATCTTTCTTTACAGCAATATGCAGATCTGATTCAAGGTATTTTGAGAGAATTTGATTGTTATATTATTCTAACCGCCGGCCCGAACGAGAAAGAAAAAGCCCGACAACTGGCAAATTTAGTGAGCCGCCCGAATGTGGTGGTTTATGCGAAGAACAACGGATTAGTGGATTTCGCCCGTTCCCTGGCATGCGCCGATCTGTATATTTCCGGTTCAACCGGTCCATTGCATCTTAGCGGTGCACTAAATATCCCGACTATCGGATTTTATCCAAGCCGATTATCGGCGATTCCCCGGCGCTGGCGACCAATCAACGCACCGGATTATCATATTGCTTTCTGTCCGCCGTTCGGAAAAGAAGTGGAAAAAAATCTAACCGTAATTTCCATTGCCGAATGTCTGAAAGACATTATTCCTTTCATTAGGACTCACTGGCATTAA
- the rpsP gene encoding 30S ribosomal protein S16 gives MVTIRLSRGGAKKRPFYQIVVADSRCPRDGRFIERVGFFNPLAAGNAERLRIQLDRVNAWLEKGASLSDRVAALVKEAQKAA, from the coding sequence ATGGTAACCATTCGTTTATCTCGTGGCGGAGCTAAAAAACGCCCATTTTATCAAATCGTAGTAGCTGACAGCCGTTGCCCGCGTGACGGTCGTTTTATCGAACGTGTCGGTTTCTTCAACCCATTAGCGGCAGGTAATGCTGAACGTCTTCGTATCCAATTAGACCGTGTTAACGCTTGGTTAGAAAAAGGCGCAAGCTTATCTGATCGTGTTGCCGCTTTAGTTAAAGAAGCACAAAAAGCTGCATAA
- the rimM gene encoding ribosome maturation factor RimM (Essential for efficient processing of 16S rRNA), with amino-acid sequence MDRQRIETVGKLGSTYGIRGWLRIYSSTENAESIFDYQPWFLKIKDQWQAIELETWKHHNHELIVKLKNINDRETAQTLANVEIGVDLSVFPALEEGDFYWHDLIGCQVVNLQGYAMGTVSEMMETGSNDVLVVRANAKDAFGKQERLIPFLYEQVVKRVDLTTKTIEVDWDAGF; translated from the coding sequence ATGGATCGGCAAAGAATTGAAACGGTTGGCAAATTAGGCTCAACTTATGGCATTCGCGGTTGGTTACGTATTTATTCATCAACAGAAAACGCTGAAAGTATTTTTGATTATCAGCCGTGGTTTTTAAAAATAAAAGACCAATGGCAGGCTATCGAACTGGAAACATGGAAACACCATAATCACGAATTGATTGTTAAATTAAAAAATATCAATGATCGTGAAACCGCACAAACTTTAGCAAATGTGGAAATCGGTGTGGATTTATCCGTTTTTCCGGCGCTTGAAGAAGGTGATTTTTATTGGCATGATTTAATCGGCTGCCAAGTGGTCAATCTTCAGGGGTACGCTATGGGTACCGTTTCCGAAATGATGGAGACGGGTTCCAATGACGTATTGGTAGTGCGTGCAAACGCAAAAGATGCTTTTGGTAAGCAAGAACGTTTAATCCCGTTTTTGTATGAACAAGTAGTTAAAAGAGTAGATCTCACCACAAAGACTATTGAAGTGGATTGGGACGCTGGTTTCTAA
- the trmD gene encoding tRNA (guanosine(37)-N1)-methyltransferase TrmD — protein sequence MWIGIISLFPEMFKAITEFGVTGRAVKQNLLQVSCWNPRDFTHDKHKTVDDRPYGGGPGMLMMVQPLRDAIHAAKAEAGDGVKVIYLSPQGRKLDQTGVTELAANEKLILVCGRYEGIDERLIQTEIDEEWSIGDYVLTGGELPAMTLIDAVARFVPGVLGKQVSAEEDSFAEGLLDCPHYTRPEVLDGYVVPPVLMSGNHEEIRKWRLKQSLERTWLRRPELLEKLALTDEQKKLLKDIIEAYHIRQSKTSDNG from the coding sequence ATGTGGATCGGGATTATTAGTCTTTTCCCCGAAATGTTTAAAGCAATTACAGAATTTGGGGTGACAGGACGAGCCGTAAAACAAAATCTCTTGCAGGTATCATGTTGGAATCCTCGTGATTTCACTCATGATAAACATAAAACCGTTGACGATCGTCCTTATGGCGGCGGTCCGGGAATGCTGATGATGGTGCAACCGTTGCGTGATGCAATCCATGCGGCAAAAGCGGAAGCGGGAGATGGCGTAAAGGTGATTTACCTTTCGCCGCAAGGGCGTAAACTAGATCAAACCGGTGTAACGGAATTAGCTGCAAACGAAAAATTAATTTTAGTTTGCGGTCGTTATGAAGGGATTGACGAACGATTGATCCAAACTGAAATTGATGAAGAATGGTCGATTGGCGATTACGTTCTGACAGGGGGAGAACTTCCTGCAATGACATTAATTGATGCTGTTGCGAGATTTGTCCCGGGTGTATTGGGCAAGCAGGTTTCTGCCGAAGAAGATTCTTTTGCGGAGGGCTTATTAGATTGCCCGCATTATACCCGTCCTGAAGTTTTAGACGGTTATGTAGTGCCGCCTGTGCTGATGTCAGGTAATCATGAAGAAATCCGCAAATGGAGATTAAAACAATCCCTTGAGCGAACATGGTTAAGACGCCCCGAGCTATTAGAAAAACTAGCTCTGACTGACGAACAAAAGAAACTGTTAAAAGATATTATAGAGGCATATCATATACGCCAATCGAAAACATCGGATAACGGTTAA
- the rplS gene encoding 50S ribosomal protein L19 → MSNIIKQLEQEQLKQNIPSFRPGDTLEVKVWVVEGAKKRLQAFEGVVIAIRNRGLHSAFTLRKVSNGTGVERVFQTHSPAIDSISVKRKGAVRKAKLYYLRERSGKSARIKERLGA, encoded by the coding sequence ATGAGCAACATCATTAAACAACTTGAACAAGAACAATTAAAACAAAACATACCTAGCTTCCGTCCGGGTGACACATTAGAAGTTAAAGTATGGGTAGTTGAAGGCGCTAAAAAACGTCTGCAAGCATTCGAAGGCGTGGTTATTGCAATTCGTAACCGTGGCTTGCACAGCGCATTCACTTTACGTAAAGTATCAAACGGTACCGGCGTTGAGCGTGTTTTCCAAACTCATTCACCGGCAATCGACAGCATCTCCGTTAAACGTAAAGGTGCGGTACGTAAAGCGAAACTTTATTACTTACGTGAACGTTCAGGTAAATCTGCACGTATTAAAGAACGTCTTGGTGCATAA